A genome region from Proteus vulgaris includes the following:
- a CDS encoding nuclease — protein sequence MLLTLDEITKKLENKFSPLGEDFDDLMLFKRTTPLSDLETLEQKLMLSLPDDFTSFISLYNLDNFSLFNISFGCGEGYLERLFMLNSPNGFEQWWIGNKRPENMMVIALSDPYTLLLNTQTGNVFAMTSESSMDSFEHIAMNFFVFFRAVATLFLTDISLDKIIELTSSQTTSFWYQLKPE from the coding sequence ATGCTATTAACGCTTGATGAAATTACAAAAAAGCTAGAAAACAAATTTTCCCCTTTAGGTGAAGATTTTGATGATTTAATGCTTTTTAAAAGAACAACACCACTTAGTGATTTAGAGACGTTAGAACAAAAATTAATGCTTTCTCTTCCTGATGATTTTACCTCTTTTATCTCTCTCTATAATTTAGATAATTTTTCATTATTTAATATCAGCTTTGGCTGTGGTGAAGGCTATCTTGAAAGACTGTTTATGCTAAATAGTCCTAATGGGTTTGAACAATGGTGGATTGGTAATAAGCGACCTGAAAATATGATGGTTATTGCACTGTCAGATCCTTATACCCTCTTATTAAATACTCAAACAGGGAATGTTTTTGCAATGACGAGTGAGTCATCTATGGATAGTTTTGAACATATCGCGATGAATTTTTTTGTTTTTTTTAGAGCAGTTGCCACACTGTTTTTAACGGATATTTCGTTAGATAAGATTATTGAACTTACATCATCTCAAACAACCTCATTTTGGTATCAGCTAAAGCCTGAATAA